The Amblyomma americanum isolate KBUSLIRL-KWMA chromosome 3, ASM5285725v1, whole genome shotgun sequence genome window below encodes:
- the LOC144123699 gene encoding uncharacterized protein LOC144123699 gives MFANLVKQVNELSCLKATVADLEASVEMMSSKYDELLARVDKQDQTIESLLKRVEKVEGGQQVELRQLKEDMNTLEQHSRALNLEIHGVQSCPGENLLSKVNEVAEKIKLPAVTQQEVNDLHRLPAKGSKIPIILVRFANKGTRDEWLRNRNELRTDEKCCIYLNENLTKRNRQLLQRGKTWADDHEFRFAWYRHGRIYVRKESGETAYLIKDECDLDKIVT, from the coding sequence ATGTTTGCAAATCTTGTTAAACAGGTAAATGAACTGTCATGCCTGAAGGCGACCGTTGCTGATCTCGAGGCTTCGGTGGAAATGATGTCATCAAAGTATGATGAGCTATTGGCTCGTGTGGACAAACAAGACCAAACAATCGAGAGCTTGCTAAAGCGCGTCGAGAAGGTAGAAGGTGGTCAACAGGTCGAGTTACGTCAACTAAAGGAGGACATGAACACGTTAGAACAGCACAGCCGTGCCCTCAACCTAGAAATCCACGGAGTTCAGAGCTGTCCAGGCGAGAACTTGCTATCAAAAGTGAACGAAGTGGCCGAAAAGATAAAGCTACCCGCGGTGACCCAACAGGAAGTTAACGATTTGCACAGACTGCCGGCTAAGGGCTCTAAAATTCCCATAATCCTTGTTCGCTTTGCCAACAAAGGCACACGCGATGAATGGCTTAGGAACAGGAACGAACTGCGGACAGATGAGAAGTGCTGCATATACCTGAACGAGAACCTCACAAAGCGGAATAGGCAACTCTTGCAGCGTGGAAAGACGTGGGCCGATGACCATGAATTCCGTTTTGCATGGTACAGACATGGTAGAATTTACGTGAGGAAAGAAAGCGGCGAAACCGCCTATCTAATCAAAGATGAGTGTGATCTTGACAAGATCGTGACCTAA